The following proteins are encoded in a genomic region of bacterium:
- a CDS encoding tetratricopeptide repeat protein, which translates to MSKVRYLLLAGLLVLAALAVVGCRSAHTTSAILYIDEQNYDKAVQVIHEGFEYRDDEPDAYYYLGEAYSHLAEEAVEADDYPEALKNYQLAYEAYERCLGLDSEHFAEEVQTSLEYNYNNRLRQAKLDWDEKFYEQAEGHLRLAYASLPDSLTPVKSIARMKMQMSQEEKYLDQRDELLNEALTLIDQVLAEKPEAYDLQVNKANVLVALGRNDEGREIFDTLLREHGDDTDLLADIARLAIEDGDYARAADFYVRIVDLHEADTDAGNDADNKAMLVSAGTWYSSPNVGRYEDAIGVLDRAANLETIPTENTMLMRVRTYYNYGKHLKEQYANETDPARKAELEAEYKAMLTRSTEVGVAMTNNFVANPDGFFYLSLAQMELGDFKASEANFKTYEQLKETP; encoded by the coding sequence ATGTCCAAAGTGCGTTATCTCCTGTTGGCCGGTCTGCTCGTCCTGGCGGCTCTCGCCGTGGTCGGATGCCGCTCCGCCCATACCACCAGCGCCATCCTCTACATCGACGAGCAGAACTACGACAAGGCCGTGCAGGTGATCCACGAGGGATTCGAGTACCGCGACGACGAGCCGGACGCCTACTACTACCTGGGCGAGGCCTACAGCCACCTGGCCGAGGAGGCCGTCGAGGCCGACGACTACCCCGAGGCGCTCAAGAACTACCAGCTGGCCTACGAGGCCTACGAACGCTGCCTGGGCCTCGACTCGGAGCACTTCGCCGAGGAGGTCCAGACCTCGCTGGAGTACAACTACAACAACCGCCTGCGCCAGGCGAAGCTCGACTGGGACGAGAAGTTCTATGAGCAGGCCGAGGGCCACCTGCGGCTGGCCTACGCCTCGCTGCCCGACTCCCTGACGCCCGTCAAGAGCATCGCCCGCATGAAGATGCAGATGTCCCAGGAGGAGAAGTACCTCGACCAGCGCGACGAACTGCTGAACGAGGCCCTCACCCTGATCGACCAGGTGCTCGCGGAGAAGCCCGAAGCCTACGACCTGCAGGTGAACAAGGCCAACGTGCTGGTCGCCCTCGGTCGCAACGACGAGGGCCGCGAGATCTTCGACACCCTGCTGCGCGAGCACGGCGACGACACCGACCTGCTCGCCGACATCGCCCGCCTCGCCATCGAGGACGGCGACTACGCCCGCGCCGCCGACTTCTACGTGCGGATCGTCGACCTGCACGAGGCCGACACGGACGCCGGCAACGACGCGGACAACAAGGCCATGCTCGTCAGCGCCGGCACCTGGTACTCGTCGCCCAACGTGGGGCGCTACGAGGACGCCATCGGCGTGCTCGACCGCGCGGCGAACCTCGAGACGATCCCGACCGAGAACACGATGCTCATGCGCGTGCGGACGTACTACAACTACGGCAAGCACCTCAAGGAGCAGTACGCGAACGAGACCGATCCGGCGCGCAAGGCCGAGCTCGAGGCCGAGTACAAGGCCATGCTCACGCGCTCGACCGAGGTCGGCGTGGCCATGACGAACAATTTCGTGGCCAATCCGGACGGCTTCTTCTACCTTAGCCTCGCTCAGATGGAGCTCGGCGACTTCAAGGCGTCCGAGGCGAACTTCAAGACCTACGAGCAGCTCAAGGAAACTCCCTAG
- the rho gene encoding transcription termination factor Rho, giving the protein MDIKELQEMNIHELVEVARGMNIEALSTLRKSELIFKILEGQTEKNGLIYAEGVLQVLAEGYGFLRSAKYNYLPGPDDIYLSPSQIKKFDLKTGDTISGQVRPPKDNERYFALLKVESVNYKDPDTAKKVTLFDNLTPLYPEQILNLEHQPKNMTTRLINLLSPIGKGQRGLIVSPPRAGKTMILQQVANAITANHPEVHLIVLLIDERPEEVTDMARSVKGEVVSSTFDEPAERHVQVANMVLAKSRRLVENGLDVVILLDSITRLARAHNAVVPHSGKILSGGVDSNALQKPKRFFGAARNIEDGGSLTIIATALIETGSRMDEVIFEEFKGTGNMEMVLDRKIADRRVYPAMDIFKSGTRKEDLLIDAKDLAKIWVLRKYLNDYNPTEAMEFLIDKLGKTKTNEQFLAAMNA; this is encoded by the coding sequence ATGGACATCAAGGAACTGCAGGAGATGAACATCCACGAACTCGTGGAAGTCGCGCGCGGTATGAACATCGAGGCGCTGAGCACCCTGCGCAAATCCGAACTCATATTCAAGATCCTGGAGGGTCAGACCGAGAAGAACGGCCTGATCTACGCGGAGGGCGTGCTCCAGGTGCTGGCCGAAGGCTACGGCTTCCTGCGGTCGGCGAAGTACAACTACCTGCCCGGTCCGGACGACATCTACCTCTCCCCGTCCCAGATCAAGAAGTTCGATCTCAAGACGGGCGACACCATCAGCGGCCAGGTGCGGCCTCCCAAGGACAACGAGCGCTACTTCGCCCTGCTGAAGGTCGAGTCGGTCAACTACAAGGATCCGGACACGGCCAAGAAGGTCACCCTCTTCGACAACCTGACGCCGCTGTACCCCGAGCAGATCCTCAATCTCGAGCACCAGCCCAAGAACATGACCACCCGGCTGATCAACCTGCTCAGCCCCATCGGCAAGGGCCAGCGCGGCCTGATCGTGTCGCCGCCGCGGGCGGGCAAGACCATGATCCTGCAGCAGGTGGCCAACGCCATCACGGCCAACCATCCCGAGGTGCACCTGATCGTGCTGCTCATCGACGAGCGGCCCGAGGAAGTGACGGACATGGCGCGGTCGGTGAAGGGCGAGGTCGTCAGCTCGACCTTCGACGAGCCGGCCGAGCGTCACGTGCAGGTGGCGAACATGGTGCTGGCCAAGAGCCGGCGGCTGGTCGAGAACGGCCTGGACGTGGTGATCCTGCTCGACTCGATCACGCGCCTGGCGCGGGCCCACAACGCCGTGGTGCCCCACTCGGGCAAGATCCTCTCGGGCGGTGTCGACTCGAACGCCCTGCAGAAGCCCAAGCGCTTCTTCGGCGCGGCCCGCAACATCGAGGACGGCGGCTCGCTGACGATCATCGCCACGGCCCTGATCGAGACGGGCAGCCGCATGGACGAGGTGATCTTCGAGGAGTTCAAGGGCACGGGCAACATGGAGATGGTGCTCGACCGCAAGATCGCCGACCGGCGCGTCTATCCGGCCATGGACATCTTCAAGTCGGGGACCCGCAAGGAGGACCTGCTGATCGACGCCAAGGATCTGGCCAAGATCTGGGTGCTGCGGAAGTACCTGAACGACTACAACCCGACCGAGGCCATGGAATTCCTGATCGACAAACTGGGCAAGACCAAGACGAACGAGCAGTTCCTGGCCGCCATGAACGCCTAG